The following proteins are encoded in a genomic region of Arachis stenosperma cultivar V10309 chromosome 4, arast.V10309.gnm1.PFL2, whole genome shotgun sequence:
- the LOC130977035 gene encoding uncharacterized protein LOC130977035: protein MMGNYALTFVAIGGVYIGVKQLVQNARMKRDLVNGAVDGWSVNVSANTGTGRSQYVNAGELSGSTSSHEGLNKLMNIGVLALTLICYIVIL, encoded by the exons ATGATGGGCAACTATGCATTGACCTTTGTTGCCATAGGAGGAGTCTACATTGGTGTTAAGCAGTTGGTGCAGAACGCTAGGATGAAGAGGGATCTTGTCAATGGTGCTGTAG ATGGTTGGTCAGTTAATGTGTCTGCAAATACTGGCACTGGAAGAAGTCAATATGTGAATGCTGGAGAACTAAGTGGCAGCACTTCTTCACATGAAGGACTTAACAAGCTGATGAACATAGGGGTGTTAGCTTTAACACTGATTTGCTACATAGTGATATTATAG